In Streptomyces capitiformicae, one genomic interval encodes:
- a CDS encoding winged helix-turn-helix transcriptional regulator, giving the protein MPSDGVLADCRARLAFDLLGNTWNPVVLWALRHRPSRPGELRVRIGGISPKVLTETLRRLEFNGLVARRAYGGSPPRVDYELTALGRTLLPRIEAFGAWAHAHGDEVMAAQENACAATPSTAAPPSPRPPGSSA; this is encoded by the coding sequence ATGCCGTCCGATGGCGTCCTCGCCGACTGCCGGGCCCGGCTCGCCTTCGATCTGCTGGGCAACACCTGGAACCCCGTTGTGCTGTGGGCCCTGCGACACAGGCCGAGCAGGCCGGGCGAACTGCGGGTGCGGATCGGCGGGATCAGCCCCAAGGTGCTGACGGAGACCTTGCGCAGGCTGGAGTTCAACGGGCTGGTGGCGCGGCGGGCGTACGGTGGTTCGCCACCCCGGGTCGACTACGAACTGACCGCGCTCGGGCGGACGCTGCTCCCACGGATCGAGGCGTTCGGCGCCTGGGCGCACGCGCACGGCGACGAGGTGATGGCCGCGCAGGAGAACGCGTGCGCTGCTACACCTTCGACCGCTGCGCCACCGTCGCCGCGTCCTCCGGGGTCTTCCGCGTGA
- a CDS encoding NADPH-dependent F420 reductase gives MRIGVLGTGGMADALGTRWARAGHEVFVGGRDTTRAAALAERLGGHAGDLRAAAEFGEDAVLVALPWRAAVDVVGGLKDGLRSRTLIDCTNPVGPGFVLETAGGPSASARLASAAPGAHVVKAFNLCHEDVWRLAPPVFDGRPLAVPLCGDDEKALSAVRHLVRDLGCEPLNAGPLARAGLVEATAALLIGLWVGEGADAQAIAPPWAAAGRR, from the coding sequence ATGCGCATCGGGGTTCTGGGCACGGGCGGTATGGCGGACGCGTTGGGCACGCGGTGGGCGAGGGCCGGGCACGAGGTGTTCGTGGGCGGCCGGGACACGACCCGCGCGGCCGCCCTGGCCGAACGGCTCGGCGGCCACGCGGGTGACCTGCGTGCGGCGGCGGAGTTCGGAGAGGACGCGGTGCTTGTGGCGTTGCCGTGGCGGGCCGCGGTGGATGTCGTCGGGGGACTGAAGGACGGCCTGCGCTCCCGGACCCTGATCGACTGCACGAACCCGGTCGGCCCGGGCTTCGTACTGGAGACGGCGGGCGGCCCTTCGGCGTCCGCCCGCCTCGCGTCCGCCGCGCCGGGCGCCCATGTCGTCAAGGCCTTCAATCTCTGCCACGAAGACGTCTGGCGGCTGGCACCTCCGGTGTTCGACGGCCGGCCACTCGCGGTCCCCCTGTGCGGCGACGACGAGAAAGCCCTGTCCGCCGTACGACACCTCGTGCGTGACCTGGGCTGCGAACCCCTGAACGCAGGGCCGCTGGCGAGAGCGGGGCTGGTGGAGGCGACGGCGGCGTTGTTGATCGGGTTGTGGGTGGGGGAAGGGGCGGATGCGCAGGCGATTGCTCCGCCGTGGGCGGCTGCGGGGCGTCGTTGA
- a CDS encoding glycerophosphodiester phosphodiesterase has translation MRTVTAVAHRGAPYLHRENTLDSLRTALELGADAVEFDVRSTRDGVPVLLHDSTLNRLWELDRPLAALSAAELRGLTADRVPTLADALHTTGDSRVMVDLPGAADPRAVRRIVGVVRECGAEERVYYSAGPDTMLAVRAADPAAEIALTWKTLAPPRPALLDAIRPRWLNYRFGLVSPALADRVHRDGYLLSVWTPDTRRSMRRLLKLGVDSITTNRIDALCALRGGSAP, from the coding sequence ATGCGCACCGTGACCGCCGTGGCCCATCGCGGCGCCCCCTACCTCCACCGCGAGAACACCCTCGACTCCCTGCGGACCGCGCTCGAACTGGGCGCGGACGCCGTCGAGTTCGACGTACGGTCGACCCGTGACGGCGTGCCCGTCCTGCTGCACGACTCGACGCTGAACCGGTTGTGGGAGCTGGACCGGCCCCTGGCGGCGCTGTCCGCCGCCGAGCTGCGGGGGCTCACGGCCGACAGGGTGCCGACGCTGGCCGACGCACTGCACACCACCGGGGACAGCCGGGTCATGGTCGACCTGCCCGGCGCGGCCGACCCCCGGGCGGTGCGGCGGATCGTGGGCGTCGTACGGGAGTGCGGGGCCGAGGAGCGGGTGTACTACAGCGCCGGTCCCGACACCATGCTCGCGGTGCGCGCGGCCGACCCCGCCGCCGAGATCGCCCTCACCTGGAAAACCCTCGCGCCCCCGCGCCCGGCTCTCCTCGACGCCATACGCCCACGCTGGCTCAACTACCGCTTCGGTCTGGTGAGCCCGGCCCTCGCCGACCGCGTCCACCGCGACGGCTACCTCCTCTCCGTCTGGACCCCCGACACCCGCCGCTCCATGCGACGGCTGCTGAAACTCGGCGTCGACTCCATCACCACGAACCGAATCGACGCGTTGTGCGCGCTGCGGGGCGGCAGCGCCCCGTAA
- a CDS encoding adenosine deaminase, producing MPSTSGTRDPHAFIAGLPKAELHVHHVGSASPRIVAELAARHPDSKVPTDPEALADYFTFTDFAHFIQVYLSVVDLIRTPEDVRLLTFEVARDLARQQVRYAELTVTPYSSTRRGIDERAFMEAIEDARKAAESEFGTVLRWCFDIPGEAGLVSAEETVRLATDDRLRPEGLVSFGLGGPEIGVPRPQFKPYFDRAIAAGLRSVPHAGETTGPETVWDALTELRAERIGHGTSSAQDPKLLAHLAEHRVALEVCPTSNIATRAVRTLDEHPIKEFVRAGVLVTINSDDPPMFGTDLNNEYAIAARLLDLDEQGLAALAKNAVAASFLDEPGKARLSDEIDSYTSTWLTP from the coding sequence ATGCCCAGCACATCCGGCACCCGCGACCCGCACGCCTTCATCGCCGGCCTGCCCAAGGCCGAACTGCACGTGCACCACGTCGGCTCCGCCTCCCCCCGTATCGTCGCTGAACTGGCCGCCCGTCACCCCGACTCCAAGGTGCCGACCGACCCCGAGGCGCTCGCGGACTACTTCACGTTCACGGACTTCGCCCACTTCATCCAGGTGTATCTGTCCGTCGTCGACCTGATCCGAACCCCGGAGGACGTCCGGCTGCTGACGTTCGAGGTGGCGCGGGACCTGGCCCGGCAGCAGGTGCGGTACGCCGAGCTGACCGTCACGCCTTACTCGTCCACCCGTCGCGGTATCGACGAGCGGGCCTTCATGGAGGCGATCGAGGACGCGCGCAAGGCGGCGGAGTCCGAGTTCGGGACCGTACTGCGGTGGTGCTTCGACATACCCGGCGAGGCCGGGCTCGTGTCGGCCGAGGAGACGGTACGGCTCGCGACCGACGACCGGCTGCGTCCGGAGGGGCTGGTGTCGTTCGGGCTCGGCGGGCCCGAGATCGGCGTACCCCGGCCGCAGTTCAAGCCGTACTTCGACCGGGCGATCGCCGCCGGGCTGCGGTCGGTGCCGCACGCGGGCGAGACCACCGGGCCGGAGACGGTGTGGGACGCGCTGACCGAGCTGCGCGCCGAGCGCATCGGCCACGGCACGAGCTCCGCGCAGGACCCGAAGCTCCTCGCCCACCTCGCCGAGCACCGCGTCGCCCTGGAGGTCTGCCCGACGTCCAACATCGCCACGCGCGCGGTCCGCACCCTCGACGAGCACCCGATCAAGGAGTTCGTGCGGGCGGGCGTCCTGGTCACCATCAACTCCGACGACCCGCCGATGTTCGGCACGGACCTCAACAACGAGTACGCCATCGCCGCGCGGCTCCTCGACCTCGACGAGCAGGGGCTGGCCGCCCTCGCGAAGAACGCGGTGGCGGCGTCCTTCCTCGACGAGCCCGGCAAGGCCCGCCTGTCCGACGAAATCGACTCCTACACTTCGACCTGGCTCACCCCCTGA
- a CDS encoding DUF4190 domain-containing protein: MSSDEEQTPASPAHTPQPDPWVPPQDRTPTLDKSIGSAESTALQAPPAPQPWVGPNAFAAPGGPQPPSASVPTTFPPAPNPFGPPGAGAPGGPVPPPPISPDGPGHIPYGYPQYPGAHTHGGVGYSAPGYGGAPGYGVPGYAWPGMAPPPSNGMGIAAMVLGICAAALFCLWPLAILLGILAVIFGCIGRAKARRGEATNPGHALAGIICGAAGVLLGIGFIVLIIVAPDGTSDDSDTDPLYDDGYSTSLSLTLQPRDMATFTELAQLAD, translated from the coding sequence ATGTCGTCCGACGAGGAACAGACTCCGGCGTCGCCGGCGCACACCCCCCAGCCGGACCCCTGGGTGCCCCCGCAGGACCGCACTCCGACCCTGGACAAGTCCATCGGCTCCGCCGAGTCGACGGCTCTCCAGGCGCCCCCGGCACCCCAGCCATGGGTCGGCCCCAACGCCTTCGCAGCCCCGGGCGGGCCGCAGCCCCCTTCGGCCTCCGTGCCCACCACGTTTCCTCCCGCTCCCAACCCCTTCGGCCCGCCCGGAGCCGGTGCCCCCGGCGGACCCGTGCCTCCCCCGCCCATCAGCCCTGACGGGCCTGGCCACATCCCGTACGGCTATCCCCAGTACCCGGGCGCTCACACGCACGGTGGCGTCGGCTACAGCGCCCCCGGTTACGGCGGCGCCCCCGGCTATGGCGTCCCTGGTTACGCCTGGCCCGGGATGGCGCCCCCGCCGAGCAACGGCATGGGGATCGCGGCGATGGTTCTCGGGATCTGCGCCGCTGCCCTGTTCTGTCTCTGGCCGCTGGCGATCCTGCTCGGGATCCTGGCCGTGATCTTCGGGTGCATAGGCCGGGCAAAGGCGCGCCGGGGCGAGGCGACGAACCCGGGGCATGCCCTGGCGGGGATCATCTGCGGCGCGGCCGGCGTCCTGCTGGGCATCGGCTTCATCGTCCTCATCATCGTGGCGCCGGACGGCACCAGCGACGACTCGGACACCGACCCCCTCTACGACGACGGCTACTCCACGTCCCTGTCCCTGACGCTGCAGCCCCGCGACATGGCCACGTTCACCGAACTCGCCCAACTCGCCGACTAG
- a CDS encoding NADAR family protein gives MAKIDSWDTLIREVQAGARVKYLHFWGHRPRPDGQVGASCLSQWWPSPFTVDGVEYATAEHWMMASKARLFEDAEAEKKAVAASSPAQAKKVGRLVRGFDESLWQRERFGIVAEGSIHKFAAHADLRAFLLGTGNRVLVEASPMDRVWGIGLAADDERAMDPARWRGPNLLGFALMAARERLLAGGEA, from the coding sequence ATGGCGAAGATCGATTCTTGGGACACCCTGATCAGGGAGGTCCAGGCGGGGGCGAGGGTCAAGTACCTGCACTTCTGGGGGCACCGGCCGCGGCCCGACGGGCAGGTGGGCGCGAGCTGCCTGAGTCAGTGGTGGCCGTCACCGTTCACGGTGGACGGGGTGGAGTACGCGACGGCCGAGCACTGGATGATGGCGTCCAAGGCCCGGCTGTTCGAGGACGCGGAGGCGGAGAAGAAGGCCGTCGCGGCGTCGAGCCCCGCGCAGGCCAAGAAGGTCGGGCGGCTCGTCCGTGGCTTCGACGAGTCCCTGTGGCAGCGGGAGCGCTTCGGGATCGTCGCCGAGGGCAGCATCCACAAGTTCGCCGCGCACGCGGACCTGCGGGCGTTCCTGCTGGGCACGGGGAACCGCGTACTCGTGGAGGCCAGCCCCATGGACCGTGTCTGGGGCATCGGCCTCGCGGCGGACGACGAGCGAGCCATGGACCCCGCACGGTGGCGGGGCCCCAACCTCCTGGGCTTCGCGCTGATGGCGGCCCGGGAGCGGTTGCTCGCCGGCGGTGAGGCGTAG
- a CDS encoding gamma-aminobutyraldehyde dehydrogenase, whose translation MQERFADGAQYIAGRLMKGTSGRTHAVVDPATGDEVYRYDLAGTDDVDAAVAAAREAFWGWAATTPGERSDALHRFAGVLADRAEEFARAESLQCGKPLKLTREFDVPGTIDNIAFFAGAARHLQGQSAGEYSGDHTSYIRREPIGVVGSIAPWNYPLQMAAWKILPAIAAGNTIVLKPAELTPLTSLLFARAATDAGIPDGVINIVTGTGTEAGEHLVGHPDVAMTSFTGSTAVGKRVAEIATANVKRIHLELGGKAPFVVFDDADLEAAVHGAVAGALINTGQDCTAATRAYVQRPLFEEFVAKTAALMETVRLGDPFAPGTDLGPLISHAQRDRVAAIVERARAYARVVTGGEAPQGELANGAYYRPTLIANAPQDSEIVQSEIFGPVLVVLPFDSDDEGIRLANDTPYGLAASAWSRDVYRANRATREIRAGCVWVNDHIPIISEMPHGGYKASGFGKDMSAYSFEEYTQIKHVMFDNTAVARKGWHRTIFGDRRPDGHR comes from the coding sequence ATGCAGGAACGCTTCGCGGACGGCGCGCAGTACATCGCCGGCCGCTTGATGAAGGGCACGTCCGGCCGTACTCACGCCGTGGTCGATCCGGCCACCGGTGACGAGGTGTACAGGTACGACCTGGCCGGTACGGACGATGTGGACGCGGCCGTCGCCGCCGCGCGTGAGGCGTTCTGGGGCTGGGCCGCCACCACTCCCGGCGAGCGTTCCGACGCGCTGCACCGCTTCGCCGGCGTCCTCGCCGACCGGGCGGAGGAGTTCGCGCGGGCCGAGTCGCTGCAGTGCGGGAAGCCGCTCAAGCTGACACGCGAGTTCGACGTACCGGGCACCATCGACAACATCGCCTTCTTCGCGGGCGCCGCCCGGCACCTCCAGGGCCAGTCGGCCGGCGAATACTCCGGCGACCACACCTCGTACATACGCCGTGAGCCCATCGGGGTCGTCGGTTCCATCGCGCCCTGGAACTATCCGCTCCAGATGGCCGCCTGGAAGATCCTCCCGGCGATCGCCGCGGGCAACACGATCGTCCTGAAGCCCGCCGAACTGACCCCGCTCACCTCGCTGCTCTTCGCGCGGGCCGCCACGGACGCGGGCATCCCGGACGGTGTGATCAACATCGTCACCGGTACGGGCACGGAGGCCGGAGAGCACCTCGTCGGGCACCCCGACGTGGCCATGACCTCCTTCACCGGTTCCACCGCAGTCGGCAAGCGGGTCGCCGAGATCGCCACCGCAAACGTCAAGCGGATCCATCTGGAGCTGGGCGGCAAGGCGCCCTTCGTCGTCTTCGACGACGCGGACCTGGAGGCCGCCGTCCACGGCGCGGTAGCGGGCGCCCTCATCAACACCGGGCAAGACTGCACGGCGGCCACGCGCGCGTACGTCCAGCGTCCCCTCTTCGAGGAGTTCGTCGCCAAGACGGCCGCCCTCATGGAGACCGTCCGGCTCGGCGATCCCTTCGCCCCGGGCACCGACCTGGGCCCGCTGATCTCGCACGCCCAGCGTGACCGGGTCGCCGCCATCGTCGAGCGGGCACGCGCGTACGCGCGCGTGGTCACCGGCGGTGAGGCGCCCCAGGGGGAGTTGGCGAACGGCGCCTACTATCGGCCGACGCTCATCGCCAACGCGCCCCAGGACAGCGAGATCGTCCAGTCCGAGATCTTCGGACCGGTCCTCGTGGTGCTGCCCTTCGACAGCGACGACGAGGGCATCCGGCTGGCCAACGACACGCCGTACGGGCTCGCGGCCTCCGCCTGGAGCCGGGACGTCTACCGGGCGAACCGTGCGACACGGGAGATCAGGGCGGGGTGCGTGTGGGTGAACGACCACATCCCGATCATCAGCGAGATGCCACACGGCGGATACAAGGCGTCCGGCTTCGGCAAGGACATGTCCGCGTACTCGTTCGAGGAGTACACCCAGATCAAGCACGTCATGTTCGACAATACGGCGGTCGCCAGGAAGGGCTGGCACCGCACGATCTTCGGGGACCGCCGACCAGACGGGCACCGCTAG
- a CDS encoding polyamine ABC transporter substrate-binding protein, producing the protein MEQYEPDRLSPAQVAAMRRSFRNGRAALSRRSLLRAGTGGALAVGGLGALSACGIPAAKNTAGVSSEDHSAKEKEIAFSNWTEYMDVDDSGKHHPSLEAFTKRTGIKVKYTEDINDNVEFFGKIKPQLAAGQDTGRDLICVTDWLAARLIRFGWVQKLDPSNLPHAFLNLSPQFRSPDWDPGRAYSYPWTGISTVIAYNKKALDGEEVKSVSDMLDNPRLKGRIGFLSEMRDSIGMTLLDMGKDPAKFTDDDYDAAIARLQKAVDKGQIRRFTGNDYTSDLSKGDFAACLAWAGDVVQLKADSPDIDFLIPDSGYMTSTDNLLVPGKARHKTNAERLIDYYYEPQSAAELAAYINYVCPVDGVQAELAKIDESAANNPLIIPDAAMAAKSRAFRSLSQKEETAYEEKFAKLTGA; encoded by the coding sequence ATGGAGCAGTACGAGCCCGACCGCTTGTCCCCGGCCCAGGTGGCCGCCATGCGGCGCAGCTTCAGGAACGGCAGGGCCGCCCTCAGCCGCCGTTCGCTGCTGCGCGCCGGAACCGGCGGCGCCCTCGCCGTCGGCGGGCTCGGGGCGCTGAGCGCCTGCGGCATCCCCGCGGCGAAGAACACCGCGGGCGTGTCGTCCGAGGACCACTCGGCCAAGGAGAAGGAGATCGCCTTCTCCAACTGGACCGAGTACATGGACGTCGACGACAGCGGAAAGCACCACCCCAGCCTGGAGGCGTTCACCAAGCGCACCGGCATCAAGGTCAAGTACACCGAGGACATCAACGACAACGTCGAGTTCTTCGGCAAGATCAAGCCGCAGCTCGCCGCCGGTCAGGACACCGGACGCGATCTGATCTGCGTCACCGACTGGCTCGCGGCCCGTCTCATCCGCTTCGGGTGGGTCCAGAAACTGGACCCGTCCAACCTGCCGCACGCCTTCCTGAACCTCTCCCCGCAGTTCCGCAGCCCCGACTGGGACCCGGGACGCGCGTACTCGTACCCCTGGACCGGCATCTCCACCGTCATCGCCTACAACAAGAAGGCACTCGACGGCGAGGAGGTGAAGTCGGTCTCCGACATGCTCGACAACCCCAGGCTCAAGGGCCGCATCGGCTTCCTCTCCGAGATGCGCGACAGCATCGGGATGACCCTGCTGGACATGGGCAAGGACCCGGCGAAGTTCACCGACGACGACTACGACGCCGCGATCGCCCGCCTCCAGAAGGCCGTCGACAAGGGGCAGATCCGTCGCTTCACTGGCAACGACTACACCTCCGACCTCAGCAAGGGTGACTTCGCGGCCTGTCTCGCCTGGGCCGGTGACGTCGTCCAGCTCAAGGCCGACAGCCCCGACATCGACTTCCTCATCCCCGACAGCGGCTACATGACGTCCACGGACAACCTGCTGGTCCCGGGCAAGGCCCGGCACAAGACCAACGCCGAACGGCTCATCGACTACTACTACGAGCCGCAGTCGGCCGCCGAACTCGCCGCGTACATCAACTACGTGTGCCCCGTGGACGGCGTGCAGGCGGAGCTGGCCAAGATCGACGAGAGCGCGGCGAACAACCCGCTGATCATTCCCGACGCGGCCATGGCGGCCAAGTCCCGCGCCTTCCGCTCCCTCAGCCAGAAGGAAGAGACGGCGTACGAAGAGAAGTTCGCGAAGCTGACGGGGGCGTGA
- a CDS encoding ABC transporter ATP-binding protein, with amino-acid sequence MKTTQNNSGDVRLSGIGKTYGSFTAVHPLDLTVPEGSFFALLGASGCGKTTTLRMIAGLEEPSCGTISLGDHDVTQLPPYKRPVNTVFQSYALFPHLDIFENVAFGLRRRGIRSVKKQVEEMLELVQLGEQARKKPHQLSGGQQQRVAVARALINHPKVLLLDEPLGALDLKLRRQMQLELKRIQTEVGITFIHVTHDQEEAMTMADTVAVMNAGRVEQLGSPADLYENPRTTFVANFLGTSNLIEAEVDSKSGDDIVLKAGDGKLVLPEARCSAPTATGGKVLVGVRPEKITLTHADDAGEIPVGRNRLTGKIAATSFIGVSTQYVIDSSVCPEFEVYVQNIERDARLVPGADVVLHWSPAHTFGLDAAQSLLAGTAGSAGVEEGAAA; translated from the coding sequence ATGAAGACCACACAGAACAACAGCGGTGACGTCCGCCTCTCCGGCATAGGCAAGACCTACGGGTCCTTCACCGCCGTGCATCCGCTCGATCTGACCGTGCCGGAAGGTTCCTTCTTCGCGCTGCTCGGGGCCTCCGGGTGTGGCAAGACGACCACCCTGCGCATGATCGCCGGGTTGGAGGAACCTTCCTGCGGGACCATCTCGCTCGGCGATCACGACGTGACGCAGCTGCCGCCGTACAAGCGGCCGGTGAACACGGTCTTCCAGTCGTACGCGCTCTTCCCGCACCTCGACATCTTCGAGAACGTCGCCTTCGGGCTGCGTCGCCGTGGCATCAGGAGCGTGAAGAAGCAGGTCGAGGAGATGCTGGAGCTGGTTCAGCTCGGTGAGCAGGCGCGTAAGAAGCCGCATCAGCTGTCGGGCGGCCAGCAGCAGCGTGTCGCCGTGGCCCGCGCGCTGATCAACCACCCCAAGGTGCTCCTCCTCGACGAACCCCTCGGTGCCCTCGACCTCAAGCTGCGCCGCCAGATGCAGCTTGAGCTGAAGCGCATCCAGACCGAGGTCGGCATCACGTTCATCCATGTCACCCACGACCAGGAGGAGGCCATGACCATGGCCGACACGGTCGCCGTGATGAACGCCGGCCGCGTCGAGCAACTCGGCTCACCCGCCGACCTGTACGAGAACCCGCGGACGACGTTCGTCGCCAACTTCCTCGGCACCTCCAACCTCATCGAGGCCGAGGTCGACTCCAAGAGCGGCGACGACATCGTGCTCAAGGCGGGCGACGGCAAACTGGTCCTTCCCGAGGCGCGGTGCAGCGCGCCCACCGCGACCGGCGGCAAGGTCCTCGTCGGCGTACGGCCCGAGAAGATCACCCTCACGCACGCGGACGACGCCGGGGAGATCCCGGTCGGCCGCAACCGCCTCACCGGGAAGATCGCCGCCACCAGTTTCATCGGCGTCTCCACGCAGTACGTGATCGACAGCTCGGTCTGCCCCGAGTTCGAGGTGTACGTCCAGAACATCGAACGCGACGCCCGGCTCGTCCCCGGCGCCGACGTCGTCCTGCACTGGAGCCCGGCGCACACCTTCGGGCTGGACGCCGCCCAGTCCCTGCTTGCTGGGACAGCGGGCTCCGCCGGTGTGGAAGAGGGAGCGGCCGCCTGA
- a CDS encoding ABC transporter permease, giving the protein MPTLTEAEAPPPLAPAPTTATPPRKSGRWTPYLLLAPGLIWLLVFFAMPVVYQASTSVQTGSLEEGYKVTWHFATYWDALSEYYPQFLRSVLYAGSATLLCLLLGYPLAYLIAFRAGRWRNLILILVIAPFFTSFLIRTLAWKTILSDGGPVVGALNSLHVLDVTSWLGLTAGDRVLATPLAVVCGLTYNFLPFMILPLYTSLERIDGRLHEAAGDLYARPITTFRKVTFPLSMPGVVSGTLLTFIPASGDYVNAELLGSTNTQMIGNVIQSQFLRILDYPTAAALSFILMAAILLMVTVYIRKSGTEDLV; this is encoded by the coding sequence ATGCCGACACTCACCGAAGCCGAGGCGCCACCGCCTCTCGCGCCCGCCCCGACCACCGCGACGCCGCCTCGCAAGTCGGGCCGCTGGACGCCGTATCTGCTGCTCGCGCCCGGTCTGATCTGGTTGCTGGTGTTCTTCGCGATGCCGGTGGTCTACCAGGCCTCCACGTCCGTGCAGACGGGCTCCCTGGAGGAGGGGTACAAGGTCACCTGGCACTTCGCGACGTACTGGGACGCGCTGAGCGAGTACTACCCGCAGTTCCTGCGCTCGGTGCTCTACGCGGGCTCGGCGACGCTCCTGTGTCTGCTGCTGGGCTATCCGCTGGCGTATCTGATCGCGTTCCGTGCGGGACGGTGGCGCAATCTGATCCTGATCCTGGTGATCGCGCCGTTCTTCACCAGCTTCCTGATCCGTACGCTCGCCTGGAAGACGATCCTGTCGGACGGCGGCCCGGTCGTCGGCGCCCTCAACTCGCTGCACGTCCTGGATGTCACCAGCTGGCTCGGTCTGACGGCGGGGGACCGGGTGCTGGCCACGCCGCTCGCGGTGGTCTGCGGTCTCACGTACAACTTCCTGCCGTTCATGATCCTGCCGCTGTACACCTCACTCGAACGCATCGACGGGCGGTTGCACGAGGCGGCCGGCGATCTGTACGCGAGGCCGATCACCACGTTCCGCAAGGTCACGTTCCCGCTGTCCATGCCCGGTGTCGTCTCCGGGACGCTGCTGACCTTCATTCCGGCGAGCGGTGACTATGTGAACGCCGAACTGCTCGGCTCCACCAACACCCAGATGATCGGCAACGTCATCCAGAGCCAATTCCTGCGGATCCTGGACTATCCGACGGCGGCGGCCCTTTCGTTCATCCTCATGGCCGCGATTCTCCTCATGGTCACGGTCTACATCCGTAAGTCCGGGACGGAGGATCTGGTTTAA
- a CDS encoding ABC transporter permease, whose translation MDTRRSRKSGTSVNWLKRHLVVIAGLLTLGYLLLPNIVVTVFSFNQPKGRFNYEWQKFSTDAWTDPCGVADLCGSLTLSLQLAAWATLGATVLGTLIAFALVRYRFRARGAVNSLIFLPMAMPEVVMAASLLTLFLNLGAQLGFWTILIAHIMFCLSFVVVAVKARVMSMDPRLEEAARDLYAGPVQTFVRVTLPIAAPGIAAGALLAFALSFDDFIITNFNAGATVTFPMFVWGSAQRGTPVQINVIGTAMFLVAVLFVVAGMVIGNRRKRQKA comes from the coding sequence ATGGACACGCGACGGAGTCGCAAATCTGGCACGAGCGTCAACTGGCTCAAGCGCCATCTCGTCGTCATCGCGGGACTTCTGACGCTCGGCTATCTGCTCCTGCCGAATATCGTCGTCACCGTCTTCTCCTTCAACCAGCCGAAAGGCCGCTTCAATTACGAGTGGCAGAAGTTCTCCACGGACGCCTGGACCGATCCGTGCGGCGTGGCCGACCTGTGCGGCTCGCTCACGCTCAGCCTCCAGCTGGCCGCCTGGGCGACGCTCGGCGCGACCGTCCTCGGCACCCTGATCGCCTTCGCGCTGGTGCGGTACCGCTTTCGCGCGCGGGGCGCGGTGAACTCGCTGATCTTCCTGCCGATGGCGATGCCCGAGGTCGTGATGGCCGCCTCTCTGCTCACCCTTTTCCTCAACCTGGGTGCCCAGTTGGGTTTCTGGACGATCCTGATCGCCCACATCATGTTCTGCCTCAGCTTCGTCGTGGTCGCCGTCAAGGCGCGCGTGATGTCGATGGACCCGAGGCTGGAGGAAGCCGCGCGGGATCTGTACGCCGGGCCCGTGCAGACCTTCGTCAGGGTCACGCTCCCGATCGCCGCCCCCGGCATCGCGGCGGGCGCGCTGCTCGCCTTCGCGCTCTCCTTCGACGATTTCATCATCACCAATTTCAACGCGGGCGCGACCGTCACCTTCCCCATGTTCGTCTGGGGTTCGGCACAGCGCGGCACGCCGGTTCAGATCAATGTCATCGGTACGGCCATGTTCCTCGTCGCCGTACTGTTCGTGGTGGCCGGAATGGTCATCGGAAACCGCAGAAAGCGACAGAAGGCATAA